The window CTCTCGGTTTCCTGGCCGACCGCCCGCCGCCGTTCGTCCAGTGTGGCGCGCTGCTCGGCGAGGTCGGCCGACACGGCGGCGAGTTCGTCGGCCTCGGCGCGCAACGCGGCGATCCGGGCCCGGCGGGCCGCTTCCCGGGCGCCGTCGCCGATATGTTCCGCGTCCGGTTTGGTCCACCGCCCGGTGACGACGCCGATGCCGAAACCACCGTCGGTGCCGACCCAGGTCGGCGCGCCGGAGTCCGCGCCGAGACCGATCGCGGCGAGGACGGCGGCGACCGTCGGCCCGGTCAACGCGGCGGCGTGCGGGTCGGCGTCGTCGATGGCCGGGCGCAGCAGCGTCCCGAGGTTCGTCGCCACCTCGGCGGTGGGGTGCAGCAGCGCGTCGCCGCTGTCCGGGTTGCGGACCGTGCCGTCCGGGTCGATCCACGCGTCGAGCACCCCGGCGGCCTCCAGCGCCGCCTCGATCCCGGTGCGCACCTGCGGTGGCACGTCAGCGACGAAGTCGACGACCCGCCACAGTGGTGCGCCGGGCCGGTCGTGGCGCAGCTGCGGGGACCGGGTGTGCGGTGCCGGCGGCGGCTGGTGCGCCCCGTCGGTCAGCCGACCCAACTCGGCGTCGATCTCCCCGACCCGGTCGGCGACCCGCCGCTGCTCGGCCTCCACCGCCGCGTCGGCCCGGGCGATCGCCTCGGCGGCCGCCCGGCTGGCGGCGGTCACCTCCCGGGCGACCGGGTTGTCCCCGTCCAGGGTGCTCACCCACGAGTCGAGCCGGCCGAGCACCGTCTCCGGGTCGGCGATCGACAGCTCGACCAGCCCGGTCAGGTACTCGCCGGTGCGCCGTACCAGGGTTTCGCCCTGTTCGGCGGCGGCGGTCTCGGCGTCGGTGACCGCTTCGTCGGCCGCCGCCACCTCGGTGTCCAGCCGGTCGACCTCCTCCCGGGCGCGGTCGGCCCGGGTCCGGGCCGACTCGGCGGCCGCGCGGAGCCGATCGAGGGTACGCAGCGCGGCCCGCCGGTCGGCGACCAGCTGGTCGGCGGCCCGGCGCGCCTCGTCGAGCCCATGGGTGAAGTCGTCCGGCAGGGCGGCGAGGACCCGGTCGCGGTGCCGGTCGGCGATCCGCGCCGCAGCCGCACCGTCCGCCACCCGGGTACGCGCCGCCGCCTCGTCCTCCTGCGCCGCCTGCAGCTCCTGCGCCGTCTGCTCGGCGGTACGCCGGGCCTGCGCCGCCTCCGCCTCGACGTCACGCAGGCGTTTGGCCTGCTGGCCGGCGAACGTCGCCCGCTGACCGGCAGACTCCCGCAGCCGAGTCAGATGCTCGGCGGTACGCGCCTCGGGGCTTTCCGCGAGTGCCCGTCGGCGCGCCTGCAGCTCGGTGCCGCGCGCGTCCAGCTCGGCCAGTTTGACCTCGGCCTGGCGTACCGCCTTCTCGGCCTGCTCGTGTGCCCGCTGCGCCTCGCCCAGCTCGCGGCCCAGGTGCTCGTAGCGGCTGTGCTGCTGCCGCAGCACCGCGGCCTTGCGTTTCGTCGCGATCCGCGCGTACTGCCGGTAGCGGGTGAGGAAGTCGTCGGCGGCCTTCTTCGTCTCGCGCAGCTCGGTCAGCGTCTCCCGCTCGTCGTCGAGGCCCCGGAACGCCTCGGCGACCTGGGCGATCAGGTTCTCGTCCAGCGGCGGGAGGGCGTCGCCGAGCGCCCGGGACAGGGTCTTCTCGTCCGGGCGCTTCGACAGCTGCGGCTGCCGCAGCTTGATCAGCAGGGACACCAGCGCGTCGTACCGGTCCCCCAGGCCGAACAGTGCCTCGTCGACCGCCCGCCGGTAGTCGACGGCCCGGTCGTAGAGCATCCCCGCCGTGCCGATCGCGTCCCGCAGCCGGTCCCGGGTCGACGCCGTACCGGTGGGGGTGAGCAGCTGCAGGTCGGCGCCGACCCGTTGGCTGGTGACGAAGTACCAGTGCCGGGCGATTCCGCGCCCGGCGACCGCCTTCAGGCCGCAGCCGATGGTCAGGTAGCGGGCGGTGCCGTCGGCGTCGCGGCGGCCGAACTCCAGCCAGGTGTAGCCGGTCCGCTCCGGGTGCGGGTGCCGGCCGCCGAGCAGCAGGTTCCACTCCATCCGCTTGTGCGGATCCCCGTCGGGCTCCACTCGGTACGGTGCAAGCTCACCGTCCAGCAGGAACGGTACGGTCAACGCGAGGACCTTCGACTTGCCGGTGCCGTTGTTGCCCCGCAGCAGCAGGCTGCCGCCGTGGAAGTGGAACTCCTCCTGGTCGTAGTAGAAGATGTCCACCAGCCCGGCCCGCAGCGGCTGCCACCGTTCCCGGTCCGGCACCGGCAGCTCCCGGTCCGGTGTCGACGTCGGTGCGGGTTCGGTCGCGGCGGTGGTCACGGTGACGGCTACTTCCTTCCTTCGACGGTCCGGGTCTCCCGGATGGTCGGCTCTGCCAGGGAGTAACGGGCGATCGCCGGGCGGGCGACGACCAGCGGATCCTCGGCCTGCTCGACAGTGATCAGCTTCAGGGCACGCAGCGCGTCCAACGCGGTGGCGACCAACTCGACCTCGGCGCCCGGATCGGTGGCGTGTTTACGCCAGTACGACCGGTGCGCCCGGGCCAGCTCGCGGGTGTGCCGGTGCAGCTCGCTGACCCGCAGCCCACCCGCGCTGGCCACGCTGGCAACCGCGATTCGCTCCGCCAGCAGCAGCGTCAGGTGGCTCTGCATCCCCTCGGCCGGCATCCGGACGTCGGTCAACTCGTCGGCCGGGTCCACCATCGCGACCCCTTCGGCCCGCACCTCGCCGACCAGCCCGGTCAGTTGGGTGATCCGGTTCAGGATGGCGTACCGCTGGCTGGTCAGGTAGGCCAGCTCGGCCTCGGTCAACTCGTCGTAGTAGACCACCGGCTGTTCGAGCAGCAGCCGGGTGAGCCGGTGCCGCAGCGCCCGGTTGCGGGCGTCCTCGACATCGGGCACCACCTCGACGGTCAGCGCCGCCAACCGGCCGGCCGGCGCCACGTCACCGATCATCGACGGGCCGCGGCTGCTGGCCAGCAGGCCGGCGATCACCCGCCGGTCCACGTCGTAGAGCACGTCGCCGCTGGTGCCCAGGTACGCGTCCTCGTGGCCGGCCACCCGACGCAGCACCCCCCAGTGCAGCAACAGCCGGACCACCGCCACCATGTCGGCGCGCCGTTCCCGCCGGTCCAGAGCGAACGTGAACCCGGTGGCGGCCAGCGCCGGATCGGCGGCGGCCAGCACCACGTCCTCCGCCAGCCGGCCCAGGGTGATCTGCCCGTCGGCGCGTTCCAGCGCGGCCAGGGCGAGGCAGGCCAGCACGTACCGTTGCCGGGAGAACGGGGTTTTGGCCTTCGGATCCCGGGCCGGATGGGTCTGGTCCTGCGGGTCGGCGGTCAGCTTCATCAGCCGGATCGTCTGGGCGTCGGCGACCAGCCGCCACCCGGTCTCCCGGTCGAACCACTCGCGCAGCTCCGCAGCGTACGTGCGGACCAGCCGGAACTCGTCGTCCGGGGTCAGCCCGGCGACCAGCAGCGGGCGGGCGAGCAGCAGCCGGGCGGCCCGCTGCAGCCGGCCCGAGGAGTCGCCCTCGGCGGGGCCGCGCGCCCTCATCCGGCCGCCCCGACCGGGGCGACGTCGGCTCCGACCGGGCCGGAACTGGCCCCGACCGGGGCGAGGTCGGCTCCGACCGGGCCGGAACTGGCCCCGACCGGGGCGAGGTCGGCTCCGGTCGGAGCCAGGTCGGTGATGTCGACCAGATGTTCCGGCCCGGTGAGCACCCCGTCGGCGGTGACGATCCGCACCGGCGGTGCCCCGTCGACGCGGACCAGGCGTACCCGTAGCGTTCCGTCGGAGGTGGTGGTGGTCACCTCCGTAGCGTCCGGCCGCCGGGCCGCCAGCGCGTCGCCCAGCAGATGGAGAAAGAGCCGGAACTCGGCGGTGTCCAGCTCACCGAGGCGCGACAGTGGGACGGGCCCGTCGGTGGCCAACGCCACTCGGGCGCGGGCCGTCTGCGCCGTCTCCCGCTCGGCGCGTTCGGCCAGCTGCCGCCGCTGCGCGGAACGGTCCAGCACCCGGCTCGGCGAGCCGCGCCGCTCGTACGATCCGGTTTTGCGCAGTCGAGGGCTGATCTCCAGCCGGGGTGCCTGGGCCCACGACGTCGATGCCGGCACCGGTCGCTGCTCGACCGCGGCCAGGGTCTCCCCGGTGACGGTCAGGTGCCGCACCGGCGACAGGCCGAACGCGGTGTGCCACAGCCGGTGCGCGGCCTCGTCGTCGGGGGCCTGCGCGAACCACAGCGCCAGCGACCGGAAGTCGGCCGACCGGTCCGACCGGCCGGCCCGGCGTTCGTTGATCGACGCCACCGCGCCGAGCAGCTGCCGGATCGCGCCGATGGCGGCGGTACGCAGCAGCCGTGCCTGGGACTGCCGGCTGGCGTCGCCGCTGACGAACCAGTCCCGCAGACCGTTCCAGCGTTGCTGCCAGACCACCCGCGCCTGGTCAAGTGCCTGGTCGTCGGCGTCCTCACCGGGTGCGGCGTCGGCGGTCTCCCGACGGGCCACGATCTCCAGCAGCGGGTGCACCCCGGTCGCCTCGATCCGGTGGGCCAGGTTGGCGATCTCCGCGCCCCGGTTGGCGAGATCGGCGATGAACCGTTCGATGTACGCGATCAGCTGTTCCTTGTACGCGAGGAAGGCCGCCACATCCGCGTCGGCGAAGTCGACGGCCCGCCGCAGCGATGCCATGAACGCCTGCGCGTTGTCGGCCAGCCCGGTGAACCGGTCGACCAGGCTCCGCATCAGCAGGTGGGTCTTTGCCGGGTCGGGCGCGGACCCGGCGGCGGCCTCGGTGGCGATGCCCAGCAGCGCGCGCAGCTGGTCGGCGATGTCGGACAGCGCCACCGACTGCAGTGCGCCGCGTCGGCCGATCGCCTCCTCGTACGTGGCGATGGCCTGCTCGGCGGCGTGGCCGTGCGCGCTCAACTGATAGAGGTAGCGGGCGCGGTGGAAGTCTTCCACGGTGGTGACCCGTCCGGTGTCCGGGTCGGCCCGCAGGTTGCCCCACTCGGCGAGCTGGGCCAGCGCCGCCGCGACGGCCTCCAGCGACGCCCCGGGGCCGATCTCGGCCAGGACGTCCTCCGGCCGCAAATGTACGGTGAACCGCCGTTTCGCGCGGACGAACGCGTTCAGCACGTCCCGGTACAGGGTGACGTTCTGCGCCTGCAGGTGCGCGAACGGCTGGGCGGGCGGGCCGGTGCCGGTCGACATCTGGCCATCATCGCAGACCCGGATCGGGCCACGACGCACGCAGCAGGATCATGTGGCCACAAAATTGTGATACATTTCGTCCATGACGACTGCTGGCGAGCACTCGGTTGGTCTTCGAGAACTACGCCACAACACCAGCGAGGTGCTGGCGCGGGTGCGACACGGCGAGACGATCGATGTGACGGAGTACGGAAAACTGGTGGCGCGGATCGTGCCGGTGGCCGAACGCGAGCCGACGCCCGTGTTGGACCGCCTGGTCACGGCGGGTCGGGCACGTCTGGCGGTACGGCCAGGATTCCGGCCACGGATGCGGGCCGGGGACGGCACCGACCGACTCGGGGACGCCCTTGGCACGCTACGCGACGAGGAACGTTGGTGAGTCTCTACTACATCGACACGTCCGCCGCGCTCAAGTTGCTGGCCGAGGAGAGCCACTCCCACGCGTTCGCCGCCTTCTACGACGACCACCCGGGCGCGTCGTGGGTCAGTTCCACGTTGCTGCGGATCGAGGTGATCCGGGCCGTCGGCCGGGTCATGCCGGCAGCCCTACCGGATGCCAGAGCCCTCCTGCTGGCCTTCGACTACGTCGACATCGACGACGAGGTCGTGGACGCGGCGATGGACGAGCCGGACCGGATGCTGCGGTCGCTGGACGCGATCCACCTGGCCACCGCGCGAGTGCTCGGGACGGATCTGGACGGCCTTGCCACCTACGACGACCGGCTGGCGGCTGCGGCGAAGGACGCGGGGATTCCCGTCGTCGATCCGCGGGACTGACCAGCCCGCGAGCCGCTACCGGTCGCCGCGCAGGTACCGGGTGACCATGTCGACCAGTTCGTTCTCCAGCGTCTCGACCGGGACGCCGCGCGGGTCGGCCAGTAGCTTGTGTGTGTTGATCTCCACTGTGAACAGGATCAGTTCGGCGGCGGTGTCGACGTCGCGTACGTCGACATCCGGGTGCCGGGCGAGCAGGTCACGCAGCTGAGAGACCCGGACCTCGCCGTGCCGGTTGATCGCGTCGAGCAGTTCCGGCGATACCGGCGCCTCTTCGATCATGATGCGGAGCAGTTGCGGATCGTCCCGATGGTTGTCGATCGCGTCGCGGACGATCGCCCGGACCATCGCCGGCAGGCTCCCGGCGGACATGTCGAGCTGATCGGCCTGCTGCCAGGCGCCGCGATCGATGTGGCGGACCAGCAGCTCGGCGAGGATGGCGTCCTTGTTCGGGAAGTACTGGTACAGCGAGCCGATGGAGATGCGGGCCCGCTCGGCGATGCGGTTGGTGGTCCCGGCGGCGTAGCCGTACTCGGTGAAAACGTGAGCAGCGGCGGTGAGGATGCGCTCCCGGGTCAGCTCGGCACGCACCTGGCGGGGCCTGCGACGTGGCGCAAGACGATGGTCGCCCGACGGCATCCGGGGTCCTCCTCGGCAGCGGCAAAAGCGAGTAGCAAAAAGATGAGCTATTGCTCAGAATAGCTTCATGAACTGCGAAAACAAGAGCGGTCAGCGACCCGGTGGTGGATCGTGATCCCCAAGGTCCAG is drawn from Micromonospora sp. Llam0 and contains these coding sequences:
- a CDS encoding type II toxin-antitoxin system VapC family toxin, encoding MSLYYIDTSAALKLLAEESHSHAFAAFYDDHPGASWVSSTLLRIEVIRAVGRVMPAALPDARALLLAFDYVDIDDEVVDAAMDEPDRMLRSLDAIHLATARVLGTDLDGLATYDDRLAAAAKDAGIPVVDPRD
- a CDS encoding TIGR02678 family protein, which translates into the protein MRARGPAEGDSSGRLQRAARLLLARPLLVAGLTPDDEFRLVRTYAAELREWFDRETGWRLVADAQTIRLMKLTADPQDQTHPARDPKAKTPFSRQRYVLACLALAALERADGQITLGRLAEDVVLAAADPALAATGFTFALDRRERRADMVAVVRLLLHWGVLRRVAGHEDAYLGTSGDVLYDVDRRVIAGLLASSRGPSMIGDVAPAGRLAALTVEVVPDVEDARNRALRHRLTRLLLEQPVVYYDELTEAELAYLTSQRYAILNRITQLTGLVGEVRAEGVAMVDPADELTDVRMPAEGMQSHLTLLLAERIAVASVASAGGLRVSELHRHTRELARAHRSYWRKHATDPGAEVELVATALDALRALKLITVEQAEDPLVVARPAIARYSLAEPTIRETRTVEGRK
- a CDS encoding TIGR02680 family protein: MTTAATEPAPTSTPDRELPVPDRERWQPLRAGLVDIFYYDQEEFHFHGGSLLLRGNNGTGKSKVLALTVPFLLDGELAPYRVEPDGDPHKRMEWNLLLGGRHPHPERTGYTWLEFGRRDADGTARYLTIGCGLKAVAGRGIARHWYFVTSQRVGADLQLLTPTGTASTRDRLRDAIGTAGMLYDRAVDYRRAVDEALFGLGDRYDALVSLLIKLRQPQLSKRPDEKTLSRALGDALPPLDENLIAQVAEAFRGLDDERETLTELRETKKAADDFLTRYRQYARIATKRKAAVLRQQHSRYEHLGRELGEAQRAHEQAEKAVRQAEVKLAELDARGTELQARRRALAESPEARTAEHLTRLRESAGQRATFAGQQAKRLRDVEAEAAQARRTAEQTAQELQAAQEDEAAARTRVADGAAAARIADRHRDRVLAALPDDFTHGLDEARRAADQLVADRRAALRTLDRLRAAAESARTRADRAREEVDRLDTEVAAADEAVTDAETAAAEQGETLVRRTGEYLTGLVELSIADPETVLGRLDSWVSTLDGDNPVAREVTAASRAAAEAIARADAAVEAEQRRVADRVGEIDAELGRLTDGAHQPPPAPHTRSPQLRHDRPGAPLWRVVDFVADVPPQVRTGIEAALEAAGVLDAWIDPDGTVRNPDSGDALLHPTAEVATNLGTLLRPAIDDADPHAAALTGPTVAAVLAAIGLGADSGAPTWVGTDGGFGIGVVTGRWTKPDAEHIGDGAREAARRARIAALRAEADELAAVSADLAEQRATLDERRRAVGQETESLPSDQPLREAHTLVRGAHQLRRDTAGRRDEAAARHRTAVSAAQTALAEATEFADDVGLPHDADGLAEVRDGLQDYQVTLAAWWPTLTGVRDATRRRDEASRTYAEKQEQLEPAAIEAAETAEAARLARVEFETLDATAGATVAELERQLREVADAEQECQRESRETRQRERDAWGARGDADGRRDRLTGDLAEATATRDAAVEVLRAFADTGLIALACPEQELPDTRQPWATTPAVAVARGVDRLLVDVDDGDRPWERIQHQVSLDMKVLTDSLSRHGHQVLPAVREDTMIVEVVFQGHSRSVADLSAALVTEIDERQRVLSAHEREVLETHLVNEVAGALQELVAGAEQQVATMNGELEERPTSTGMRLRLLWRPTRDAPPGLAELRARQLRQSTDVWNDADRRAIGAFLQEQIGRERLRDEAATWHEQLTRALDYRAWHEFAIQRHQDGQWRPATGPASGGERVLAASIPLFAAASSYYGSAGNQHAPRLIALDEAFAGVDDDSRAKCLGLLATFDLDVVMTSEREWGCYPQVPGLGIAQLARHDGIDAVLVTPWRWDGRERHRMRRVELAVPQQRPTRPDGEPDPAGSDGSEQPALWSAE
- a CDS encoding type II toxin-antitoxin system Phd/YefM family antitoxin, translated to MTTAGEHSVGLRELRHNTSEVLARVRHGETIDVTEYGKLVARIVPVAEREPTPVLDRLVTAGRARLAVRPGFRPRMRAGDGTDRLGDALGTLRDEERW
- a CDS encoding TIGR02677 family protein — its product is MSTGTGPPAQPFAHLQAQNVTLYRDVLNAFVRAKRRFTVHLRPEDVLAEIGPGASLEAVAAALAQLAEWGNLRADPDTGRVTTVEDFHRARYLYQLSAHGHAAEQAIATYEEAIGRRGALQSVALSDIADQLRALLGIATEAAAGSAPDPAKTHLLMRSLVDRFTGLADNAQAFMASLRRAVDFADADVAAFLAYKEQLIAYIERFIADLANRGAEIANLAHRIEATGVHPLLEIVARRETADAAPGEDADDQALDQARVVWQQRWNGLRDWFVSGDASRQSQARLLRTAAIGAIRQLLGAVASINERRAGRSDRSADFRSLALWFAQAPDDEAAHRLWHTAFGLSPVRHLTVTGETLAAVEQRPVPASTSWAQAPRLEISPRLRKTGSYERRGSPSRVLDRSAQRRQLAERAERETAQTARARVALATDGPVPLSRLGELDTAEFRLFLHLLGDALAARRPDATEVTTTTSDGTLRVRLVRVDGAPPVRIVTADGVLTGPEHLVDITDLAPTGADLAPVGASSGPVGADLAPVGASSGPVGADVAPVGAAG
- a CDS encoding TetR/AcrR family transcriptional regulator, which produces MRAELTRERILTAAAHVFTEYGYAAGTTNRIAERARISIGSLYQYFPNKDAILAELLVRHIDRGAWQQADQLDMSAGSLPAMVRAIVRDAIDNHRDDPQLLRIMIEEAPVSPELLDAINRHGEVRVSQLRDLLARHPDVDVRDVDTAAELILFTVEINTHKLLADPRGVPVETLENELVDMVTRYLRGDR